The Coleofasciculus sp. FACHB-T130 genome contains the following window.
CTATATTTCGGGTAGGGGCGGGGGATTCCTCGCCCGCTCGTCTCTGACCCAACAAACGGTAGATTTACGCGAATAAAAATGCTGTGTGCGATCGCTCCTATCTGAACTTAAGCGATCGCACTTTCTTGTGCAGATCCAAGCCTCCGAAACTGCTTCGTTCTGCGCTTTCCTGCTGCCAATCATTACCTTTGCTTAACCTGTAGATTACCAAAACCTTACCTTTACCTAAACTTGCAGAACTAGCATAAAGATCGGCAGGGGTAGCATTTTATTTTTGTAAATACGCTATCTTGTGGAGTTGGTTTTCATCTGCTCTAGTTCATCCCCACCTCCTGGCAGTAAATAAAACGACAATAACCGCCAGGAAGGAACATGCACCTAGCATTTTTGACAATTCTTCAGCGTCAGCTTTTTAAAGACTCAAAGATTCAGTATGTTTTCTCCAATGCATTCAACACGACGGGCTTTTCTAATTCCTGCGATCGCCCTCTCACTGAGCGTGACTGCCTGTCAGTCGCCAAACACAACTCCTTCCACCAGTCCAACGGCAGGAACCCCTGGTAGCGCCACTCCTGCCGCAGCAGGCGGTGGTGGCGGCGGCAACGTCAGCCTCACAGGTGCCGGTGCCAGTTTTCCAGCTCCTTTGTATCAGCGGTGGTTCTCTGAGTACAACAAGCAGAATCCCAACGTCCAAGTCAGCTATCAATCGGTTGGCAGCGGCGCTGGGGTGGAACAGTTCACTCAGGGAACCGTGGACTTTGGTGCCAGCGATACAGGCATGAAACAGGAGGAAATTACCAAGGTTGCCAAGGGTACCGTGTTATTACCCATGACAGCAGGCAGTATTGTTCTGGCTTACAATTTGCCTGATGTCAAAGGTCTTAAGCTACCGCGTGCGGTTTACACAGATATTTTCTTGGGCAAAATTAAGAAATGGAACGATCCCAGAATTGCCCAAGCCAATCCTGGGCTGAATTTACCAGACAGGGAGATTACTGTTATCCATCGCTCCGATGGTAGCGGTACTACAGCAGTCTTCACCAAACATCTGAGTGCGATTAGTCCGGCATGGAAAAGTGGCCCTGGCGACGGTAAAACTGTCAACTGGCCTGTCGGCGTGGGTGCCAAAGGCAACGAAGGCGTCACCGCTCAACTCCTGCAAAGTGATGGTGCCATCGGTTATGTCGAGTACGGCTACGCCAAGCAACAAAATATCCCTGTAGCGGCGCTGGAAAATAAAGCGGGCAAGTTTATCGAACCCTCCAGCGAAAGCGCGGCTAACACGCTAGCCGCAGTGACTCTGCCCGCAGACTTGCAAGTTTCTATCACCGACCCAACCGGCGAGAATTCTTACCCAATTGTCACCTATACCTGGGTCATGGCTTACAAGACCTATGAGAATCCTGACGAGGCAAAAGCCCTCAAGGATGTCTTGAAGTGGTCGTTAAACGAAGGACAAAAGTACAGTGAAGAGCTAGGATACGTGCCTCTTCCCCAGCCTGTTGTAGCCAAAGTTCAAGCAGCAGTGGATACCATCAAGCCGTAAGTTTCAGCGTTAGATATTGCCCGAATCGGCAAGAGGCTAATCCTTTCTGAACCAGAATGTTAGTCAAGTAGGCACTGCTTACCCTACTTGACTATGAAGACTTAACAATGAAGTTTTTGGGATTGGAGAGTGAGAATCTAGAACTTCCAATCCTGAATTCCCCTAGCACTATATCGCCTACAAAAGTAAAAATTTGGGAAAATTCAGAGATTCCCGGTAGACGTATACCTAGCTCTTGATATAAGATTAAAGGCTGTGACTTTTTGGCGAAACCAATGAACGCTCAGGAAATCATCCGCTCAATTGAAGCGGAGCATCTGAAAAAAGAGTTGCCCATTATCCATGTGGGCGACACCGTTAAGGTTGGGGTAATTATCCAGGAAGGCGGTAAAGAACGGACGCAGCCCTATGAAGGCGTCGTTATTGCCAAGGGCGGTAGCAGCATTAACTGTACGATTACCGTACGGCGGGTATTTCAGGGAGTAGGCGTTGAGCGGGTATTTCTGCTCCATTCTCCCCGAGTTGAAAGCATCAAGATTATTCGTCGGGGTAAGGTGCGTCGTGCTAAACTATACTATCTGCGCGATCGCGTCGGGAAAGCCACTCGCGTTAAACAACGCTTTGACCGTAGCCTGTAGTCCAATTTGGACAAGGCTATTCCCGATTGACGCCGCTAGGGGTTAAACTTAAATAGAGAAAAGTTCAGCCTCTCGCTCTCAAATCCACCTGTGCGCTCTTAGTTCAGTTGGTAGAACGCAGGTCTCCAAAACCTGATGTCGGGGGTTCAAGTCCTCCAGGGCGCGCTCTCATCACAAAACAGGACTGAGAACTGAAGAGTGTTCGCGAAGTAGCGCAACAGCGCTAACAGAGTGAAAACATAGAGGGACTCAGAACTTAGGCATCAAAGCTCTGCCCGAAAGCATTCCTGTGGTTGCATAGTCAGCCTCAAAAACGTTTACTTTCGGGTAGACTTGTGTTGTGTAGGTGGTTCATCAGTATTGCCTAAGTTCAGGTGCTAGACCCAACGATTGCATCGGTATCTGCGTGGATTGGCAGCACATTAGGCTGTACACAGCTAAAAGCGGTAGAAATGAACTGCTCAAGAGCTGTATTAACGGGAGAGATATTGTGGCAAAGAAAAACGAAGCCGAGAGCGAAGCAAAAACAACTGGGTTTAATATATCAACCTTTTTTCAGGAAACCAAAGACGAACTGAATAAAGTCGTCTGGCCCAGTCGGCAGCAATTGCTCAGCGAATCTGCTGCTGTGCTGTTAATGGTAACTCTTTCGGCAGTTTTAATTTATCTGGTTGATGGTTTCTTTGCTTGGGCAGCAAAGCAGGTGTTCGGATGAGTTTTGCAACCGACAATCCACAGGATTTCAATCAACTTGAAGACACGTCAGATGGCTCGGTAAAATCCCGCTGGTACGCCGTTCAGGTGGCATCTGGATGTGAAAAGCGTGTCAAGACAAACTTAGAACAGCGGATTCAAACTCTTGATGTTCGCGATCGCATTCTCCAGGTGGAAATTCCTCAAACTCGCACCCTGAAAATGCTCAAAGATGGCACTCGCAAGGAGTCGGAAGAAAAAGTCTTTCCCGGCTACGTGCTAGTCCGGATGCGGCTAACTCCTGGGGCAGATGGTGAATTGGAGATGGACGATGAAGCTTGGCAGGTTGTCAAGAACACCCCAAACGTGATTAACTTTGTCGGTGCAGAACAGAAACGCCGTTACGGACGGGGACGCGGACACGTTAAACCCTTGCCGCTGAGTTTTTCAGAAGTCGAACGTATCTTTAAACAAGCTACCGAGCAAGAGCCAGTGGTGAAAACTCATCTGGCTACAGGAGATAAAATTATTGTCCTTTCTGGTGCGTTTAAAGATTTTGAAGGCGAGGTCATTGAAGTCAGCCCAGAAAGAAGCAAGCTGAAGGCGTCACTATCCATTTTTGGACGCAATACGCCGGTAGAATTGGAGTTTAATCAGGTTCAGAAACAAAGCTAAATAGTTAAGATGGCAAAGAAAGTTGTTGCAATCATCAAGCTAGCTCTTAATGCGGGCAAAGCTAACCCTGCTCCGCCAGTGGGACCAGCACTCGGTCAGCACGGGGTCAATATCATGGCGTTCTGTAAAGAATACAACGCCAAAACAGCGGATCAAGCTGGGATGGTAATTCCGGCAGAAATCTCGGTCTATGAAGACCGCAGTTTTACCTTTGTTCTTAAAACACCACCAGCATCCGTTCTGATTCGTAAGGCAGCTGGCATTGAGCGAGGCTCCAACGAACCAAACCGGAAAAAAGTGGCGTCAATTTCAAAGGCACAGTTGCAAGAAATTGCTCAAACTAAAATGCCGGATCTCAATGCCAACGACATTGATGCGGCAATGAAAATTGTGGAAGGAACTGCCCGGAATATGGGCGTTACGATTAACGAATAGCGATTCTTTGATTCGCTAATTGCAAGCAAGCGGACAGCTGGCAACGTAAACCCAATCGGGGGAGAGATAATATCTCGTTAGTGACCCCAGGAGAAAAATATGACCAAGAAAGTATCCCGTAGGCTCCAAGAGCTGCAAAAGAAAGTCGAAGATCGACCCTACGAACCCACAGAGGCTCTCAACCTTTTAAAAGAGACAGCCACTGCTAAGTTTCCTGAATCTGCTGAGGCGCAT
Protein-coding sequences here:
- the pstS gene encoding phosphate ABC transporter substrate-binding protein PstS, whose product is MFSPMHSTRRAFLIPAIALSLSVTACQSPNTTPSTSPTAGTPGSATPAAAGGGGGGNVSLTGAGASFPAPLYQRWFSEYNKQNPNVQVSYQSVGSGAGVEQFTQGTVDFGASDTGMKQEEITKVAKGTVLLPMTAGSIVLAYNLPDVKGLKLPRAVYTDIFLGKIKKWNDPRIAQANPGLNLPDREITVIHRSDGSGTTAVFTKHLSAISPAWKSGPGDGKTVNWPVGVGAKGNEGVTAQLLQSDGAIGYVEYGYAKQQNIPVAALENKAGKFIEPSSESAANTLAAVTLPADLQVSITDPTGENSYPIVTYTWVMAYKTYENPDEAKALKDVLKWSLNEGQKYSEELGYVPLPQPVVAKVQAAVDTIKP
- the rplS gene encoding 50S ribosomal protein L19, translating into MNAQEIIRSIEAEHLKKELPIIHVGDTVKVGVIIQEGGKERTQPYEGVVIAKGGSSINCTITVRRVFQGVGVERVFLLHSPRVESIKIIRRGKVRRAKLYYLRDRVGKATRVKQRFDRSL
- the secE gene encoding preprotein translocase subunit SecE, encoding MAKKNEAESEAKTTGFNISTFFQETKDELNKVVWPSRQQLLSESAAVLLMVTLSAVLIYLVDGFFAWAAKQVFG
- the nusG gene encoding transcription termination/antitermination protein NusG, with protein sequence MSFATDNPQDFNQLEDTSDGSVKSRWYAVQVASGCEKRVKTNLEQRIQTLDVRDRILQVEIPQTRTLKMLKDGTRKESEEKVFPGYVLVRMRLTPGADGELEMDDEAWQVVKNTPNVINFVGAEQKRRYGRGRGHVKPLPLSFSEVERIFKQATEQEPVVKTHLATGDKIIVLSGAFKDFEGEVIEVSPERSKLKASLSIFGRNTPVELEFNQVQKQS
- the rplK gene encoding 50S ribosomal protein L11 is translated as MAKKVVAIIKLALNAGKANPAPPVGPALGQHGVNIMAFCKEYNAKTADQAGMVIPAEISVYEDRSFTFVLKTPPASVLIRKAAGIERGSNEPNRKKVASISKAQLQEIAQTKMPDLNANDIDAAMKIVEGTARNMGVTINE